The following are encoded in a window of Carya illinoinensis cultivar Pawnee chromosome 15, C.illinoinensisPawnee_v1, whole genome shotgun sequence genomic DNA:
- the LOC122295381 gene encoding serine carboxypeptidase 1-like isoform X4 has protein sequence MRLSLLCSVLLLLSFHHLVFPITCNGSQVDNLYKLIKARKSQNPPHTEFWDGLDDDAGKFLPEYVGPQDGLMQADKIDALPGQPKGVDFDQYSGYVTVDPKAGRALFYYFVESSQNSATKPLLLWLNGGPGCSSLGYGAMEELGPFRVHGNGKTLYLNPYAWNKVANVIFLESPAGVGFSYSNTSADYSNVGDKSTAKDSYTFLLNWLERFPQYKNRDFFITGESYAGHYVPQLAYTILIKNKITNQTLINLKGIAIGNAWIDDNTGILGIYDYFWTHALNSDDTNAGIHRYCDFNTGNFSSKCEQYQGRGNEEVGELNIYNIYAPLCNGSAPNSGSSGSVKNFDPCSDQYVNTYLNLAKVQTALHAINTKWEACSFLGWKDGPTTILPIIKWLTSSGVSLWIYSGDTDARVPVTSSRYAIKKLKLPVSTDWRPWYSGDEVGGYVIGYKGVTFTTVREAGHTVPSYQPERALTMISSFLQGKLPPPS, from the exons ATGAGGCTTTCACTTCTCTGCAGCGTGCTTCTGCTTCTTTCCTTCCACCATTTAGTTTTTCCCATCACCTGCAACGGCAGCCAGGTAGACAACCTTTACAAGTTGATCAAAGCTCGAAAATCCCAAAATCCTCCTCATACTGAATTCTGGGATGGATTAGATGATGATGCCGGAAAGTTTTTGCCGGAGTACGTCGGACCCCAAGACGGGTTGATGCAAGCTGACAAGATTGATGCCTTGCCAGGACAACCAAAAGGAGTAGATTTTGATCAGTATTCAGGCTATGTAACGGTGGATCCTAAAGCTGGGAGAGCACTGTTCTATTACTTTGTGGAGTCCTCTCAAAACTCTGCAACAAAACCTCTCCTCCTATGGTTAAATGGAG GCCCTGGATGCTCCTCTCTCGGATATGGAGCCATGGAAGAACTGGGACCTTTCAGAGTCCATGGAAATGGGAAAACACTTTACCTAAATCCATATGCATGGAACAAAG TGGCAAATGTTATCTTTCTGGAATCCCCAGCTGGAGTTGGGTTTTCATATTCAAACACTTCCGCCGACTACAGCAATGTCGGTGACAAAAGCACAGCAAAGGACTCCTACACTTTTCTTCTAAACTGGCTTGAGAGATTTCCCCAGTATAAGAACAGAGACTTCTTTATAACAGGAGAAAGCTATGCTGGTCATTACGTGCCTCAGCTTGCTTATACCATTCTCATAAAGAATAAGATCACAAATCAAACATTAATCAACCTCAAAGGGATTGCA ATTGGGAATGCTTGGATAGATGATAACACAGGTATATTGGGCATATATGATTATTTCTGGACACATGCTTTGAACTCCGACGACACCAATGCTGGAATTCACAGGTATTGCGATTTCAATACCGGTAACTTTTCCAGCAAGTGTGAGCAATATCAAGGCCGGGGAAACGAAGAGGTCGGTGAGCTCAATATATATAACATCTATGCTCCTTTATGCAATGGATCTGCACCCAACTCCGGATCAAGTGGTTCG GTCAAGAATTTTGATCCTTGCTCTGACCAATATGTCAATACATACCTAAATCTTGCCAAGGTGCAAACAGCTCTTCATGCAATAAATACAAAATGGGAAGCTTGCAG TTTCCTTGGTTGGAAGGACGGGCCAACCACAATTCTACCCATTATCAAGTGGCTCACATCTAGTGGAGTTAGTTTATGGATATACAG TGGGGACACAGATGCACGAGTTCCAGTAACCTCCTCTAGGTAtgcaataaaaaaactaaagctACCGGTCAGCACCGACTGGCGCCCGTGGTATTCTGGTGATGAG GTTGGAGGATATGTTATTGGGTACAAAGGAGTGACATTCACCACTGTAAGGGAAGCTGGGCATACAGTTCCAAGCTACCAACCAGAACGGGCACTAACCATGATCTCATCTTTCCTTCAAGGGAAACTCCCTCCTCCATCCTGA
- the LOC122295381 gene encoding serine carboxypeptidase 1-like isoform X3, whose amino-acid sequence MRLSLLCSVLLLLSFHHLVFPITCNGSQVDNLYKLIKARKSQNPPHTEFWDGLDDDAGKFLPEYVGPQDGLMQADKIDALPGQPKGVDFDQYSGYVTVDPKAGRALFYYFVESSQNSATKPLLLWLNGGPGCSSLGYGAMEELGPFRVHGNGKTLYLNPYAWNKVANVIFLESPAGVGFSYSNTSADYSNVGDKSTAKDSYTFLLNWLERFPQYKNRDFFITGESYAGHYVPQLAYTILIKNKITNQTLINLKGIAIGNAWIDDNTGILGIYDYFWTHALNSDDTNAGIHRYCDFNTGNFSSKCEQYQGRGNEEVGELNIYNIYAPLCNGSAPNSGSSGSVKNFDPCSDQYVNTYLNLAKVQTALHAINTKWEACSYSFLGWKDGPTTILPIIKWLTSSGVSLWIYSGDTDARVPVTSSRYAIKKLKLPVSTDWRPWYSGDEVGGYVIGYKGVTFTTVREAGHTVPSYQPERALTMISSFLQGKLPPPS is encoded by the exons ATGAGGCTTTCACTTCTCTGCAGCGTGCTTCTGCTTCTTTCCTTCCACCATTTAGTTTTTCCCATCACCTGCAACGGCAGCCAGGTAGACAACCTTTACAAGTTGATCAAAGCTCGAAAATCCCAAAATCCTCCTCATACTGAATTCTGGGATGGATTAGATGATGATGCCGGAAAGTTTTTGCCGGAGTACGTCGGACCCCAAGACGGGTTGATGCAAGCTGACAAGATTGATGCCTTGCCAGGACAACCAAAAGGAGTAGATTTTGATCAGTATTCAGGCTATGTAACGGTGGATCCTAAAGCTGGGAGAGCACTGTTCTATTACTTTGTGGAGTCCTCTCAAAACTCTGCAACAAAACCTCTCCTCCTATGGTTAAATGGAG GCCCTGGATGCTCCTCTCTCGGATATGGAGCCATGGAAGAACTGGGACCTTTCAGAGTCCATGGAAATGGGAAAACACTTTACCTAAATCCATATGCATGGAACAAAG TGGCAAATGTTATCTTTCTGGAATCCCCAGCTGGAGTTGGGTTTTCATATTCAAACACTTCCGCCGACTACAGCAATGTCGGTGACAAAAGCACAGCAAAGGACTCCTACACTTTTCTTCTAAACTGGCTTGAGAGATTTCCCCAGTATAAGAACAGAGACTTCTTTATAACAGGAGAAAGCTATGCTGGTCATTACGTGCCTCAGCTTGCTTATACCATTCTCATAAAGAATAAGATCACAAATCAAACATTAATCAACCTCAAAGGGATTGCA ATTGGGAATGCTTGGATAGATGATAACACAGGTATATTGGGCATATATGATTATTTCTGGACACATGCTTTGAACTCCGACGACACCAATGCTGGAATTCACAGGTATTGCGATTTCAATACCGGTAACTTTTCCAGCAAGTGTGAGCAATATCAAGGCCGGGGAAACGAAGAGGTCGGTGAGCTCAATATATATAACATCTATGCTCCTTTATGCAATGGATCTGCACCCAACTCCGGATCAAGTGGTTCG GTCAAGAATTTTGATCCTTGCTCTGACCAATATGTCAATACATACCTAAATCTTGCCAAGGTGCAAACAGCTCTTCATGCAATAAATACAAAATGGGAAGCTTGCAG CTACAGTTTCCTTGGTTGGAAGGACGGGCCAACCACAATTCTACCCATTATCAAGTGGCTCACATCTAGTGGAGTTAGTTTATGGATATACAG TGGGGACACAGATGCACGAGTTCCAGTAACCTCCTCTAGGTAtgcaataaaaaaactaaagctACCGGTCAGCACCGACTGGCGCCCGTGGTATTCTGGTGATGAG GTTGGAGGATATGTTATTGGGTACAAAGGAGTGACATTCACCACTGTAAGGGAAGCTGGGCATACAGTTCCAAGCTACCAACCAGAACGGGCACTAACCATGATCTCATCTTTCCTTCAAGGGAAACTCCCTCCTCCATCCTGA
- the LOC122295381 gene encoding serine carboxypeptidase 1-like isoform X2 translates to MRLSLLCSVLLLLSFHHLVFPITCNGSQVDNLYKLIKARKSQNPPHTEFWDGLDDDAGKFLPEYVGPQDGLMQADKIDALPGQPKGVDFDQYSGYVTVDPKAGRALFYYFVESSQNSATKPLLLWLNGEVTRKSIYAGPGCSSLGYGAMEELGPFRVHGNGKTLYLNPYAWNKVANVIFLESPAGVGFSYSNTSADYSNVGDKSTAKDSYTFLLNWLERFPQYKNRDFFITGESYAGHYVPQLAYTILIKNKITNQTLINLKGIAIGNAWIDDNTGILGIYDYFWTHALNSDDTNAGIHRYCDFNTGNFSSKCEQYQGRGNEEVGELNIYNIYAPLCNGSAPNSGSSGSVKNFDPCSDQYVNTYLNLAKVQTALHAINTKWEACSFLGWKDGPTTILPIIKWLTSSGVSLWIYSGDTDARVPVTSSRYAIKKLKLPVSTDWRPWYSGDEVGGYVIGYKGVTFTTVREAGHTVPSYQPERALTMISSFLQGKLPPPS, encoded by the exons ATGAGGCTTTCACTTCTCTGCAGCGTGCTTCTGCTTCTTTCCTTCCACCATTTAGTTTTTCCCATCACCTGCAACGGCAGCCAGGTAGACAACCTTTACAAGTTGATCAAAGCTCGAAAATCCCAAAATCCTCCTCATACTGAATTCTGGGATGGATTAGATGATGATGCCGGAAAGTTTTTGCCGGAGTACGTCGGACCCCAAGACGGGTTGATGCAAGCTGACAAGATTGATGCCTTGCCAGGACAACCAAAAGGAGTAGATTTTGATCAGTATTCAGGCTATGTAACGGTGGATCCTAAAGCTGGGAGAGCACTGTTCTATTACTTTGTGGAGTCCTCTCAAAACTCTGCAACAAAACCTCTCCTCCTATGGTTAAATGGAG AAGTTACGAGAAAATCAATATATGCAGGCCCTGGATGCTCCTCTCTCGGATATGGAGCCATGGAAGAACTGGGACCTTTCAGAGTCCATGGAAATGGGAAAACACTTTACCTAAATCCATATGCATGGAACAAAG TGGCAAATGTTATCTTTCTGGAATCCCCAGCTGGAGTTGGGTTTTCATATTCAAACACTTCCGCCGACTACAGCAATGTCGGTGACAAAAGCACAGCAAAGGACTCCTACACTTTTCTTCTAAACTGGCTTGAGAGATTTCCCCAGTATAAGAACAGAGACTTCTTTATAACAGGAGAAAGCTATGCTGGTCATTACGTGCCTCAGCTTGCTTATACCATTCTCATAAAGAATAAGATCACAAATCAAACATTAATCAACCTCAAAGGGATTGCA ATTGGGAATGCTTGGATAGATGATAACACAGGTATATTGGGCATATATGATTATTTCTGGACACATGCTTTGAACTCCGACGACACCAATGCTGGAATTCACAGGTATTGCGATTTCAATACCGGTAACTTTTCCAGCAAGTGTGAGCAATATCAAGGCCGGGGAAACGAAGAGGTCGGTGAGCTCAATATATATAACATCTATGCTCCTTTATGCAATGGATCTGCACCCAACTCCGGATCAAGTGGTTCG GTCAAGAATTTTGATCCTTGCTCTGACCAATATGTCAATACATACCTAAATCTTGCCAAGGTGCAAACAGCTCTTCATGCAATAAATACAAAATGGGAAGCTTGCAG TTTCCTTGGTTGGAAGGACGGGCCAACCACAATTCTACCCATTATCAAGTGGCTCACATCTAGTGGAGTTAGTTTATGGATATACAG TGGGGACACAGATGCACGAGTTCCAGTAACCTCCTCTAGGTAtgcaataaaaaaactaaagctACCGGTCAGCACCGACTGGCGCCCGTGGTATTCTGGTGATGAG GTTGGAGGATATGTTATTGGGTACAAAGGAGTGACATTCACCACTGTAAGGGAAGCTGGGCATACAGTTCCAAGCTACCAACCAGAACGGGCACTAACCATGATCTCATCTTTCCTTCAAGGGAAACTCCCTCCTCCATCCTGA
- the LOC122295381 gene encoding serine carboxypeptidase 1-like isoform X6 has translation MRLSLLCSVLLLLSFHHLVFPITCNGSQVDNLYKLIKARKSQNPPHTEFWDGLDDDAGKFLPEYVGPQDGLMQADKIDALPGQPKGVDFDQYSGYVTVDPKAGRALFYYFVESSQNSATKPLLLWLNGEVTRKSIYAGPGCSSLGYGAMEELGPFRVHGNGKTLYLNPYAWNKVANVIFLESPAGVGFSYSNTSADYSNVGDKSTAKDSYTFLLNWLERFPQYKNRDFFITGESYAGHYVPQLAYTILIKNKITNQTLINLKGIAIGNAWIDDNTGILGIYDYFWTHALNSDDTNAGIHRYCDFNTGNFSSKCEQYQGRGNEEVGELNIYNIYAPLCNGSAPNSGSSGSVQTALHAINTKWEACSFLGWKDGPTTILPIIKWLTSSGVSLWIYSGDTDARVPVTSSRYAIKKLKLPVSTDWRPWYSGDEVGGYVIGYKGVTFTTVREAGHTVPSYQPERALTMISSFLQGKLPPPS, from the exons ATGAGGCTTTCACTTCTCTGCAGCGTGCTTCTGCTTCTTTCCTTCCACCATTTAGTTTTTCCCATCACCTGCAACGGCAGCCAGGTAGACAACCTTTACAAGTTGATCAAAGCTCGAAAATCCCAAAATCCTCCTCATACTGAATTCTGGGATGGATTAGATGATGATGCCGGAAAGTTTTTGCCGGAGTACGTCGGACCCCAAGACGGGTTGATGCAAGCTGACAAGATTGATGCCTTGCCAGGACAACCAAAAGGAGTAGATTTTGATCAGTATTCAGGCTATGTAACGGTGGATCCTAAAGCTGGGAGAGCACTGTTCTATTACTTTGTGGAGTCCTCTCAAAACTCTGCAACAAAACCTCTCCTCCTATGGTTAAATGGAG AAGTTACGAGAAAATCAATATATGCAGGCCCTGGATGCTCCTCTCTCGGATATGGAGCCATGGAAGAACTGGGACCTTTCAGAGTCCATGGAAATGGGAAAACACTTTACCTAAATCCATATGCATGGAACAAAG TGGCAAATGTTATCTTTCTGGAATCCCCAGCTGGAGTTGGGTTTTCATATTCAAACACTTCCGCCGACTACAGCAATGTCGGTGACAAAAGCACAGCAAAGGACTCCTACACTTTTCTTCTAAACTGGCTTGAGAGATTTCCCCAGTATAAGAACAGAGACTTCTTTATAACAGGAGAAAGCTATGCTGGTCATTACGTGCCTCAGCTTGCTTATACCATTCTCATAAAGAATAAGATCACAAATCAAACATTAATCAACCTCAAAGGGATTGCA ATTGGGAATGCTTGGATAGATGATAACACAGGTATATTGGGCATATATGATTATTTCTGGACACATGCTTTGAACTCCGACGACACCAATGCTGGAATTCACAGGTATTGCGATTTCAATACCGGTAACTTTTCCAGCAAGTGTGAGCAATATCAAGGCCGGGGAAACGAAGAGGTCGGTGAGCTCAATATATATAACATCTATGCTCCTTTATGCAATGGATCTGCACCCAACTCCGGATCAAGTGGTTCG GTGCAAACAGCTCTTCATGCAATAAATACAAAATGGGAAGCTTGCAG TTTCCTTGGTTGGAAGGACGGGCCAACCACAATTCTACCCATTATCAAGTGGCTCACATCTAGTGGAGTTAGTTTATGGATATACAG TGGGGACACAGATGCACGAGTTCCAGTAACCTCCTCTAGGTAtgcaataaaaaaactaaagctACCGGTCAGCACCGACTGGCGCCCGTGGTATTCTGGTGATGAG GTTGGAGGATATGTTATTGGGTACAAAGGAGTGACATTCACCACTGTAAGGGAAGCTGGGCATACAGTTCCAAGCTACCAACCAGAACGGGCACTAACCATGATCTCATCTTTCCTTCAAGGGAAACTCCCTCCTCCATCCTGA
- the LOC122295381 gene encoding serine carboxypeptidase 1-like isoform X5, protein MRLSLLCSVLLLLSFHHLVFPITCNGSQVDNLYKLIKARKSQNPPHTEFWDGLDDDAGKFLPEYVGPQDGLMQADKIDALPGQPKGVDFDQYSGYVTVDPKAGRALFYYFVESSQNSATKPLLLWLNGEVTRKSIYAGPGCSSLGYGAMEELGPFRVHGNGKTLYLNPYAWNKVANVIFLESPAGVGFSYSNTSADYSNVGDKSTAKDSYTFLLNWLERFPQYKNRDFFITGESYAGHYVPQLAYTILIKNKITNQTLINLKGIAIGNAWIDDNTGILGIYDYFWTHALNSDDTNAGIHRYCDFNTGNFSSKCEQYQGRGNEEVGELNIYNIYAPLCNGSAPNSGSSGSVQTALHAINTKWEACSYSFLGWKDGPTTILPIIKWLTSSGVSLWIYSGDTDARVPVTSSRYAIKKLKLPVSTDWRPWYSGDEVGGYVIGYKGVTFTTVREAGHTVPSYQPERALTMISSFLQGKLPPPS, encoded by the exons ATGAGGCTTTCACTTCTCTGCAGCGTGCTTCTGCTTCTTTCCTTCCACCATTTAGTTTTTCCCATCACCTGCAACGGCAGCCAGGTAGACAACCTTTACAAGTTGATCAAAGCTCGAAAATCCCAAAATCCTCCTCATACTGAATTCTGGGATGGATTAGATGATGATGCCGGAAAGTTTTTGCCGGAGTACGTCGGACCCCAAGACGGGTTGATGCAAGCTGACAAGATTGATGCCTTGCCAGGACAACCAAAAGGAGTAGATTTTGATCAGTATTCAGGCTATGTAACGGTGGATCCTAAAGCTGGGAGAGCACTGTTCTATTACTTTGTGGAGTCCTCTCAAAACTCTGCAACAAAACCTCTCCTCCTATGGTTAAATGGAG AAGTTACGAGAAAATCAATATATGCAGGCCCTGGATGCTCCTCTCTCGGATATGGAGCCATGGAAGAACTGGGACCTTTCAGAGTCCATGGAAATGGGAAAACACTTTACCTAAATCCATATGCATGGAACAAAG TGGCAAATGTTATCTTTCTGGAATCCCCAGCTGGAGTTGGGTTTTCATATTCAAACACTTCCGCCGACTACAGCAATGTCGGTGACAAAAGCACAGCAAAGGACTCCTACACTTTTCTTCTAAACTGGCTTGAGAGATTTCCCCAGTATAAGAACAGAGACTTCTTTATAACAGGAGAAAGCTATGCTGGTCATTACGTGCCTCAGCTTGCTTATACCATTCTCATAAAGAATAAGATCACAAATCAAACATTAATCAACCTCAAAGGGATTGCA ATTGGGAATGCTTGGATAGATGATAACACAGGTATATTGGGCATATATGATTATTTCTGGACACATGCTTTGAACTCCGACGACACCAATGCTGGAATTCACAGGTATTGCGATTTCAATACCGGTAACTTTTCCAGCAAGTGTGAGCAATATCAAGGCCGGGGAAACGAAGAGGTCGGTGAGCTCAATATATATAACATCTATGCTCCTTTATGCAATGGATCTGCACCCAACTCCGGATCAAGTGGTTCG GTGCAAACAGCTCTTCATGCAATAAATACAAAATGGGAAGCTTGCAG CTACAGTTTCCTTGGTTGGAAGGACGGGCCAACCACAATTCTACCCATTATCAAGTGGCTCACATCTAGTGGAGTTAGTTTATGGATATACAG TGGGGACACAGATGCACGAGTTCCAGTAACCTCCTCTAGGTAtgcaataaaaaaactaaagctACCGGTCAGCACCGACTGGCGCCCGTGGTATTCTGGTGATGAG GTTGGAGGATATGTTATTGGGTACAAAGGAGTGACATTCACCACTGTAAGGGAAGCTGGGCATACAGTTCCAAGCTACCAACCAGAACGGGCACTAACCATGATCTCATCTTTCCTTCAAGGGAAACTCCCTCCTCCATCCTGA
- the LOC122295381 gene encoding serine carboxypeptidase 1-like isoform X1, translating to MRLSLLCSVLLLLSFHHLVFPITCNGSQVDNLYKLIKARKSQNPPHTEFWDGLDDDAGKFLPEYVGPQDGLMQADKIDALPGQPKGVDFDQYSGYVTVDPKAGRALFYYFVESSQNSATKPLLLWLNGEVTRKSIYAGPGCSSLGYGAMEELGPFRVHGNGKTLYLNPYAWNKVANVIFLESPAGVGFSYSNTSADYSNVGDKSTAKDSYTFLLNWLERFPQYKNRDFFITGESYAGHYVPQLAYTILIKNKITNQTLINLKGIAIGNAWIDDNTGILGIYDYFWTHALNSDDTNAGIHRYCDFNTGNFSSKCEQYQGRGNEEVGELNIYNIYAPLCNGSAPNSGSSGSVKNFDPCSDQYVNTYLNLAKVQTALHAINTKWEACSYSFLGWKDGPTTILPIIKWLTSSGVSLWIYSGDTDARVPVTSSRYAIKKLKLPVSTDWRPWYSGDEVGGYVIGYKGVTFTTVREAGHTVPSYQPERALTMISSFLQGKLPPPS from the exons ATGAGGCTTTCACTTCTCTGCAGCGTGCTTCTGCTTCTTTCCTTCCACCATTTAGTTTTTCCCATCACCTGCAACGGCAGCCAGGTAGACAACCTTTACAAGTTGATCAAAGCTCGAAAATCCCAAAATCCTCCTCATACTGAATTCTGGGATGGATTAGATGATGATGCCGGAAAGTTTTTGCCGGAGTACGTCGGACCCCAAGACGGGTTGATGCAAGCTGACAAGATTGATGCCTTGCCAGGACAACCAAAAGGAGTAGATTTTGATCAGTATTCAGGCTATGTAACGGTGGATCCTAAAGCTGGGAGAGCACTGTTCTATTACTTTGTGGAGTCCTCTCAAAACTCTGCAACAAAACCTCTCCTCCTATGGTTAAATGGAG AAGTTACGAGAAAATCAATATATGCAGGCCCTGGATGCTCCTCTCTCGGATATGGAGCCATGGAAGAACTGGGACCTTTCAGAGTCCATGGAAATGGGAAAACACTTTACCTAAATCCATATGCATGGAACAAAG TGGCAAATGTTATCTTTCTGGAATCCCCAGCTGGAGTTGGGTTTTCATATTCAAACACTTCCGCCGACTACAGCAATGTCGGTGACAAAAGCACAGCAAAGGACTCCTACACTTTTCTTCTAAACTGGCTTGAGAGATTTCCCCAGTATAAGAACAGAGACTTCTTTATAACAGGAGAAAGCTATGCTGGTCATTACGTGCCTCAGCTTGCTTATACCATTCTCATAAAGAATAAGATCACAAATCAAACATTAATCAACCTCAAAGGGATTGCA ATTGGGAATGCTTGGATAGATGATAACACAGGTATATTGGGCATATATGATTATTTCTGGACACATGCTTTGAACTCCGACGACACCAATGCTGGAATTCACAGGTATTGCGATTTCAATACCGGTAACTTTTCCAGCAAGTGTGAGCAATATCAAGGCCGGGGAAACGAAGAGGTCGGTGAGCTCAATATATATAACATCTATGCTCCTTTATGCAATGGATCTGCACCCAACTCCGGATCAAGTGGTTCG GTCAAGAATTTTGATCCTTGCTCTGACCAATATGTCAATACATACCTAAATCTTGCCAAGGTGCAAACAGCTCTTCATGCAATAAATACAAAATGGGAAGCTTGCAG CTACAGTTTCCTTGGTTGGAAGGACGGGCCAACCACAATTCTACCCATTATCAAGTGGCTCACATCTAGTGGAGTTAGTTTATGGATATACAG TGGGGACACAGATGCACGAGTTCCAGTAACCTCCTCTAGGTAtgcaataaaaaaactaaagctACCGGTCAGCACCGACTGGCGCCCGTGGTATTCTGGTGATGAG GTTGGAGGATATGTTATTGGGTACAAAGGAGTGACATTCACCACTGTAAGGGAAGCTGGGCATACAGTTCCAAGCTACCAACCAGAACGGGCACTAACCATGATCTCATCTTTCCTTCAAGGGAAACTCCCTCCTCCATCCTGA